A genomic region of Zalophus californianus isolate mZalCal1 chromosome 1, mZalCal1.pri.v2, whole genome shotgun sequence contains the following coding sequences:
- the APC2 gene encoding adenomatous polyposis coli protein 2 isoform X3 yields the protein MASSVAPYEQLVRQVEALKAENSHLRQELQDNSSHLSKLETETSGMKEVLKHLQGKLEQEAGVLVSLGQTEVLEQLKALQMDITSLYNLKFQPPALGPEPTARTPEESPVHGSGPSKDSFGELSRATIRLLEELDRERCFLLNEIEKEEKEKLWYYSQLQGLSKRLDELPHVETQFSMQMDLIRQQLEFEAQHIRSLMEERFGTSDEMVQRAQIRASRLEQIDQELLSAQDRVQQTEPQALLAVKSVSVDEDPEPEVPTHPEDGVPQPGNSKVEVVFWLLSMLATRDQEDTARTLLAMSSSPESCVAMRRSGCLPLLLQILHGAEAGAGGRNGSPGAPGAKDARMRANAALHNIVFSQPDQGLARKEMRVLHVLEQIRAYCETCWDWLQARDSADGGGNGGAPVPIEPQICQATCAVMKLSFDEEYRRAMNELGGLQAVADLLQVDYEMHKMTRDPLNLALRRYAGMTLTNLTFGDVANKATLCARRGCMEAIVAQLASESEELHQVVSSILRNLSWRADINSKKVLREVGSMTALMQCVLRASKESTLKSVLSALWNLSAHSTENKAAICQVDGALGFLVSTLTYKCQSNSLAIIESGGGILRNVSSLIATREDYRQVLRDHNCLQTLLQHLTSHSLTIVSNACGTLWNLSARSPRDQELLWDLGAVGMLRNLVHSKHKMIAMGSAAALRNLLAHRPAKYQTTATAVSPGACAPSLYVRKQRALEAELDTRHLAQALDHLEKQGLPEAEADAASKKPLPSLRHLDGLARDYASDSGCFDDDEAPSLAAAAATAEPASPAVLSLFLGSPFLQGQALARAPPARRSGPEAEKEASGEVAVAARAKAKLALAVARIDRLVEDISALHTSSDDSFSLSSGDPGQEAPREGRAQSCSPCRRPEGRRPEPGSRAHPLLRLKAAHTSLSNDSLNSGSTGDGRCPREHTRPCPLAVLAEHREGPPCSQVRPSRLDLHLPGSQEPASRDSSAADARVRTIKLSPTYQHVPLFEGHPRAGMGPLAPGARKQAWLPTDGLSKVPEKLGADTVPLCLSRCSSLSSLSSAGRPGPSEAGDLDSDSSLEGLEEAGPSKADLDGAWLGPGAASLPVAIPAPQRGRGLGVEDTTPSSSSENCVQETPLVLSRCSSVSSLSSFESPSIASSVPSDPCSGLGSGTVSPSELPDSPGQTMPPSRSKTPPLVPVPPGERESTQFSLQWESYVKRFLDIADRRERCRLPSELDAGSVRFTVEKPDENFSCASSLSALALHEHYVQKDVELRLLPPACPERGGGGGGPGLHFAGHRRRDEAGGCLEGPAAADQELELLRECLGAAVPARLRKVASALVPGRRALPVPVYMLVPAPARVEDSCTDSAEGTPVTFSSATSLSDETLQGPPRDPPGGHSDRQKPAGREVPASQATGYRHRARGSGRSTEQARGAGTSRVGLELPLRGPSSACTDRASPRPSPARGDGALQSLCLTTPTEEAVYCFYDSDEEPSEAVVPPRRASAIPRAVKREHQAGRKEVQAVPKATPKATQAARTQPSLIADETPPCYSLSSSASSLSEPDPPEPPAPLASQPHAPQPAANKVPGTGGVRNGPLSPRAETGLLRRCVGSAVPRRRLQASGPRRRKPQAAQPDRRPAEAPRERGDEAASSDHASDLDSVEWRAIQEGANSIVTWLHQAAAAATHEASSGSDSILSGSGLSGSSTLQPPLHRKGQRLQAGSQAVSTARPEKRNSTLAQHSTSGPEKLRGAQKTACRVPAVLRGRTVIYVPSPAPRAQPRGNAGTRVAPRKMGPPSPAQPAAPAKTPSPGQQRSRSLHRPGKISELAALRPPQRSATPPARLAKAPSSGSSPASPASQPPTRRPPPGTQAAGPLPGPGASLVPQTPTRALLSKQHKTQKSPVRIPFMQRPARRGPPPLPRAAPEPGSRGRAAAEGSPGARGGRLGLVRMASARSSGSESSDRSGFRRQLTFIKESPGLLRRRRSELSAPEAAPPASQGGSPHRTRPALPAVFLCSSRCDELRAAPRQVPVPQRAPVARPSPSERLARRPSSESPSRLPVRTPATRPETVKRYASLPHISVARRPDTAAPGSTTDAARRSSDGEARPLPRVAAPGTTWRRIRDEDVPHILRSTLPATALPLMGAPSEEGPSGPPQRKTSDAVVQTEDFAATKTNSSTSPSLESRGPPQAPVSGPTALSGSDVDGPGPTKAPTSAPFVHEGLGVAAGGFPASRHGSPSRSARVSPFNYVPSPMVAATTDLATEKAPTAAPTSLLE from the exons ATGGCGAGCTCTGTGGCACCCTACGAGCAGCTGGTGCGGCAGGTGGAGGCCTTGAAGGCCGAGAACAGTCACCTGAGGCAGGAGCTGCAGGACAATTCCAGCCACCTGTCCAAGCTAGAGACGGAGACATCCGGCATGAAG GAGGTCCTGAAGCACTTACAAGGCAAGCTGGAACAGGAGGCTGGAGTGCTGGTGTCTTTGGGGCAGACCGAGGTCCTGGAGCAGCTGAAAG CCCTGCAGATGGACATCACCAGCCTGTACAACCTCAagttccagcccccagccctagGCCCCGAGCCCACTGCGCGGACCCCCGAAGAAAGTCCCGTCCACGGCTCTGGGCCCTCTAAGGACAGTTTTGGGGAGCTGAGCCGGGCTACCATCCGGCTGCTGGAGGAACTGGACCGGGAACG gtgctTTCTGTTGAACGAGAtcgagaaggaggagaaggagaagctctGGTATTACTCACAGCTGCAGGGCCTGTCCAAGCGCCTGGACGAGCTCCCGCACGTGGAGACG CAGTTCTCGATGCAGATGGACCTGATCCGGCAGCAGCTGGAGTTCGAGGCCCAGCACATCCGCTCGCTGATGGAGGAGCGCTTCGGCACCTCGGACGAGATGGTGCAGCGGGCGCAG ATCCGCGCTTCGCGCCTGGAGCAAATCGATCAGGAACTGCTGTCCGCGCAGGACCGCGTGCAACAGACCGAGCCCCAG GCCCTGCTGGCGGTGAAGTCAGTGTCGGTGGACGAGGACCCAGAGCCTGAGGTCCCCACGCACCCTGAGGACGGTGTCCCTCAGCCGGGCAACAGCAAG GTGGAGGTGGTCTTCTGGCTGCTGTCCATGCTGGCGACGCGCGACCAGGAGGACACGGCCCGCACCCTGCTGGCGATGTCCAGCTCGCCAGAGAGCTGCGTGGCTATGCGCCGCTCGGGGTGCCTGCCGCTGCTGCTGCAGATCCTGCACGGCGCCGAGGCTGGCGCTGGGGGTCGGAACGGGAGCCCCGGGGCGCCGGGAGCCAAGGATGCGCGCATGCGCGCCAACGCGGCGCTGCATAACATTGTCTTCTCGCAGCCGGACCAGGGCCTGGCGCGTAAGGAGATGCGCGTCCTGCACGTGCTGGAGCAGATCCGGGCCTACTGTGAGACGTGCTGGGACTGGCTGCAGGCCAGGGACAGCGCCGACGGAGGCGGCAACGGCGGCG CCCCCGTCCCCATTGAGCCTCAGATCTGCCAGGCCACCTGTGCCGTGATGAAGCTGTCCTTTGATGAGGAATACCGCCGTGCCATGAACGAGCTGG GTGGGCTGCAGGCCGTAGCGGACTTGCTGCAGGTTGACTACGAGATGCACAAGATGACGCGGGACCCGCTTAACCTCGCCCTACGCCGATACGCTGGCATGACCCTCACCAACCTCACCTTTGGGGATGTCGCCAACAAG GCCACGCTGTGTGCCCGCCGGGGCTGCATGGAGGCCATTGTGGCCCAGCTGGCTTCCGAGAGCGAGGAGCTCCACCAG GTGGTGTCCAGCATCCTGCGCAACCTGTCCTGGCGGGCCGACATCAACAGCAAGAAGGTGCTGAGGGAGGTCGGCAGCATGACTGCTCTGATGCAGTGTGTTCTGCGAGCCTCCAAG GAGTCCACCCTGAAGAGCGTGCTCAGTGCCCTGTGGAACCTGTCAGCACACAGCACTGAGAACAAGGCGGCCATCTGCCAGGTGGACGGTGCGCTGGGCTTCCTGGTGAGCACACTGACCTACAAGTGCCAGAGCAACTCTCTGGCTATCATCGAGAGCGGCGGCGGCATCCTGCGCAACGTGTCCAGCCTCATCGCCACCCGGGAGGACTACAG ACAGGTGCTGCGGGACCATAACTGCCTGCAGACGCTGCTCCAGCACCTGACGTCCCACAGCCTGACCATCGTGAGCAACGCCTGCGGCACGCTCTGGAACCTATCCGCCCGCAGCCCGCGCGACCAGGAGCTGCTGTGGGACCTGGGGGCCGTGGGCATGCTGCGCAACCTGGTGCACTCCAAGCACAAGATGATCGCCATGGGCAGCGCCGCCGCCCTGCGCAACCTGCTGGCGCACCGGCCGGCCAAGTACCAGACCACAGCCACGGCGGTCTCCCCCGGCGCGTGCGCGCCCAGCCTGTACGTGCGGAAGCAGCGGGCGCTGGAGGCCGAGCTGGACACGCGGCACCTGGCGCAGGCGCTCGACCACCTGGAGAAGCAGGGCCTGCCCGAGGCCGAGGCTGACGCCGCCTCCAAGAAGCCGCTGCCGTCCCTGCGGCACCTGGACGGGCTGGCCCGGGACTATGCCTCGGACTCGGGCTGCTTTGACGACGATGAGGCGCCCTCCCTGGCTGCGGCAGCCGCCACCGCGGAGCCTGCCAGCCCAGCCGTGCTGTCGCTCTTCCTGGGGAGCCCCTTCCTGCAAGGGCAGGCGCTGGCCCGCGCCCCGCCTGCCCGCCGCAGCGGCCCAGAGGCGGAGAAGGAGGCCAGCGGGGAGGTGGCCGTGGCGGCCAGGGCCAAGGCCAAGTTGGCACTGGCAGTGGCGCGGATAGACCGGCTGGTGGAGGACATCTCTGCCCTGCACACCTCATCTGACGACAGCTTCAGCCTGAGCTCTGGGGACCCCGGGCAGGAAGCGCCGCGCGAAGGCCGGGCCCAGTCCTGCTCCCCTTGCCGGCGGCCCGAGGGCAGGCGGCCGGAGCCTGGCAGCCGTGCCCACCCACTACTGCGGCTGAAGGCTGCCCACACCAGCCTCTCCAACGACAGTCTCAACAGCGGCAGCACCGGTGACGGGCGCTGTCCCCGCGAGCACACACGGCCCTGTCCACTGGCAGTGCTGGCCGAGCACCGCGAGGGGCCCCCGTGCAGCCAGGTGAGGCCCAGCCGGCTTGACCTCCATCTGCCAGGCAGCCAGGAGCCGGCATCCCGGGACAGCTCTGCCGCTGACGCCCGTGTGCGCACCATCAAGCTGTCGCCCACCTACCAGCATGTGCCGCTCTTCGAGGGCCACCCCAGGGCGGGCATGGGGCCCCTGGCCCCCGGAGCCCGGAAGCAGGCCTGGCTGCCCACGGACGGCCTGAGCAAGGTGCCAGAGAAGCTGGGAGCAGACACAGTGCCGCTCTGCCTGTCCCGCTGCAGCTCCCTGTCCTCACTGTCCTCGGCTGGCCGCCCAGGCCCCAGCGAGGCCGGGGACCTGGACAGTGACTCGTCgctggaggggctggaggaggcaggaccCAGCAAGGCAGACCTGGATGGGGCGTGGCTCGGGCCCGGGGCCGCCTCCCTGCCCGTGGCCATCCCGGCACCCCAGCGGGGTCGGGGCCTGGGGGTCGAGGACACCACGCCATCTAGCTCCTCGGAGAACTGCGTGCAGGAGACGCCGCTGGTGCTGAGCCGCTGCAGCTCAGTGAGCTCCTTGAGCAGTTTCGAGAGCCCATCCATCGCCAGCTCTGTCCCCAGTGACCCGTGCAGTGGGCTGGGCAGCGGCACGGTCAGCCCCAGCGAGCTGCCCGACAGCCCCGGGCAGACCATGCCACCCAGCCGCAGCAAGACGCCCCCGCTGGTCCCCGTGCCCCCTGGCGAGCGCGAGAGCACCCAGTTCAGCTTGCAGTGGGAGAGCTATGTGAAGCGCTTCCTGGACATCGCGGACCGCCGCGAGCGCTGCCGGCTTCCGTCCGAGCTGGACGCGGGAAGCGTGCGCTTCACTGTGGAGAAGCCCGACGAGAACTTTTCGTGTGCTTCCAGCCTCAGTGCGCTGGCCCTGCACGAGCACTATGTGCAAAAGGACGTGGAGCTGCGGCTGCTGCCCCCGGCCTGCCCCGAGcgtggcggtggcggtggcggcccTGGACTGCACTTTGCTGGGCACCGCCGGCGGGATGAGGCCGGTGGCTGCCTTGAGGGGCCAGCCGCTGCCGACCAGGAGCTGGAGCTGCTGCGTGAGTGCCTGGGGGCGGCGGTGCCCGCCCGGCTCCGCAAGGTTGCCTCGGCCCTGGTGCCCGGCCGCCGTGCGCTGCCCGTGCCCGTCTACATGCTGGTGCCTGCCCCCGCCCGGGTGGAAGACTCCTGCACCGACTCCGCTGAGGGCACACCTGTCACCTTCTCCAGTGCCACCTCACTCAGTGATGAGACACTGCAGGGACCTCCCAGGGACCCGCCTGGCGGGCATTCGGACAGGCAGAAGCCTGCAGGTCGTGAGGTCCCGGCCAGCCAGGCCACCGGCTATAGGCACAGGGCACGGGGTTCGGGCCGGAGCACGGAGCAGGCCCGGGGGGCAGGCACGAGCCGGGTGGGGCTGGAACTGCCCCTCCGCGGGCCCTCAAGCGCCTGCACGGACCGGgccagcccccgccccagccctgcgCGCGGGGACGGGGCGCTGCAGTCACTGTGCCTCACGACACCCACCGAGGAGGCCGTGTACTGCTTCTACGACTCAGATGAGGAGCCCTCCGAGGCGGTGGTGCCCCCGCGGCGGGCGTCAGCCATCCCCCGTGCAGTAAAGAGAGAGCACCAGGCTGGCAGGAAGGAGGTGCAGGCCGTGCCCAAGGCCACACCCAAGGCCACGCAAGCCGCCCGCACCCAGCCCAGCCTCATCGCCGACGAGACGCCGCCGTGCTACTCCCTGAGCTCCTCCGCCAGCTCCCTCAGCGAGCCTGACCCTCCTGAGCCTCCGGCGCCCCTGGCCAGCCAGCCCCATGCTCCCCAGCCAGCGGCCAAtaaggtgccaggcactgggggtgTGCGTAACGGCCCCCTGAGCCCGCGGGCGGAGACAGGCCTGCTCCGGCGCTGCGTTGGCTCCGCGGTGCCCAGGCGCCGGCTCCAGGCCTCAGGCCCACGGCGCCGCAAGCCCCAGGCTGCCCAGCCAGACAGGCGGCCGGCAGAGGCGCCCCGGGAGCGTGGGGACGAGGCGGCGAGCTCAGACCATGCCTCAGACCTGGACAGTGTCGAGTGGCGTGCCATCCAGGAGGGCGCCAACTCCATTGTCACGTGGCTGCACCAGGCGGCGGCGGCAGCCACCCACGAGGCCTCGTCTGGGTCTGACTCGATCCTGTCAGGATCCGGGCTGTCCGGGAGCTCCACCCTGCAGCCCCCTCTGCACAGGAAGGGACAGCGGCTGCAGGCGGGGAGCCAGGCAGTCAGCACCGCGAGACCAGAGAAACGGAACTCGACCCTGGCCCAGCACAGCACCAGTGGCCCCGAGAAGCTGCGCGGTGCTCAGAAGACCGCATGCAGGGTGCCAGCCGTGCTCCGGGGACGGACCGTGATCTATGTGCCCAGCCCGGCCCCCCGGGCCCAGCCCAGAGGCAACGCTGGCACCCGCGTGGCACCAAGGAAGATGGGACCCCCGAGTCCTGCGCAGCCAGCAGCCCCTGCCAAAACCCCCAGCCCCGGGCAGCAGCGGTCTCGAAGCCTGCACCGGCCAGGCAAGATCTCAGAGCTGGCGGCGCTGAGGCCTCCCCAGAGGAGCGCCACACCACCCGCCCGCCTGGCCAAGGCCCCCTCATCCGGCTCCTCCCCGGCGTCTCCGGCCTCCCAGCCCCCTACGAGGAGGCCGCCCCCAGGCACCCAGGCCGCAGGGCCTCTCCCCGGCCCCGGGGCATCTCTGGTGCCCCAAACACCCACACGGGCCCTGCTGTCCAAGCAGCACAAGACACAGAAGTCACCTGTGCGGATCCCCTTCATGCAGAGGCCAGCCAGGCGGGGGCCACCACccctgcccagggcagccccagagCCAGGCTCCCGGGGTCGGGCGGCAGCTGAAGGAAGCCCTGGCGCCCGAGGGGGCCGCCTGGGCCTGGTGCGCATGGCCTCTGCCCGCTCCAGCGGCAGCGAGTCCTCTGACCGCTCGGGTTTCCGGCGGCAGCTGACCTTTATCAAGGAGTCCCCGGGCCTGCTGCGCCGCCGCCGTTCGGAACTGTCCGCTCCCGAGGCTGCGCCCCCCGCCTCCCAGGGCGGCTCACCCCACCGCACTCGACCTGCGCTGCCCGCCGTCTTCCTCTGCTCCTCGCGCTGCGACGAGCTGCGGGCAGCCCCCCGGCAGGTTCCGGTCCCCCAGCGAGCCCCCGTGGCCAGGCCCAGTCCTAGTGAGCGGCTGGCCCGGCGCCCCAGCTCTGAGAGCCCGTCCCGCCTGCCTGTCCGCACCCCGGCCACCCGGCCCGAGACAGTCAAGCGCTACGCCTCCCTGCCGCACATCAGCGTGGCCCGCAGGCCCGACACAGCCGCCCCTGGGTCCACCACGGATGCTGCCCGCCGCAGCAGCGATGGCGAGGCCCGGCCACTGCCAAGGGTGGCGGCGCCGGGCACCACGTGGCGTCGCATCCGGGACGAGGACGTTCCACACATCCTGCGGAGCACGCTGCCCGCCACTGCCCTGCCACTGATGGGTGCCCCATCCGAGGAGGGCCCCAGCGGCCCCCCACAGCGCAAGACCAGCGATGCCGTGGTCCAGACGGAGGACTTTGCTGCCACTAAGACCAACTCCAGCACGTCTCCGAGCCTGGAAAGCAGGGGGCCCCCCCAGGCCCCAGTCAGCGGCCCCACTGCCCTCTCTGGCAGCGATGTGGACGGGCCCGGTCCCACCAAGGCGCCCACCTCTGCTCCCTTTGTTCATGAGGGCCTGGGGGTGGCTGCAGGGGGCTTTCCTGCCAGCCGGCACGGCTCCCCAAGCCGCTCAGCCCGTGTCTCCCCCTTCAACTATGTGCCCAGCCCCATGGTGGCAGCCACCACTGACTTGGCTACAGAGAAAGCCCCCACTGCTGCCCCCACCAGCCTCCTGGAATAG